In one window of Armatimonadota bacterium DNA:
- the ispE gene encoding 4-(cytidine 5'-diphospho)-2-C-methyl-D-erythritol kinase: MPPSAFPLRLRAPAKVNLLLAVLGELPDGYHKVENVLQAVSLWDELVLQPAQGISIACNDASVPVGEDNLCHRAARLLGARVPRAARAGGVAITLRKQVPSQAGLGGGSSDAAATLVGLNRLWDLRLRRDDLCELAVELGADVPFFIRGGTALGTGRGDKLTRLPPGPRLHIVLARSGEGVSTAWAYSHCQVSGEDGASRQMLRALSAGDGGGIAAALRNDLEDAVLPHRRDIARLKQHLLERGALGARMSGSGSAVFGIFDSRKAAQDTAAAMSNPKVWARAVSSIRGGVAFSRDALPRASR, from the coding sequence GTGCCGCCCTCCGCATTTCCCCTGAGACTCCGCGCGCCCGCCAAGGTCAACCTGCTGCTGGCCGTGCTGGGCGAACTTCCCGACGGCTACCACAAGGTCGAGAACGTGCTCCAGGCGGTGTCGCTGTGGGACGAGTTGGTCCTACAGCCGGCGCAGGGGATCAGCATTGCGTGTAACGACGCGAGCGTCCCCGTCGGCGAAGACAACCTGTGCCACCGCGCCGCCCGCCTGCTCGGCGCGCGCGTGCCGCGCGCCGCACGCGCAGGGGGTGTCGCCATAACGCTGCGCAAGCAGGTCCCCTCGCAGGCGGGACTGGGGGGAGGCAGCAGCGACGCCGCCGCGACCCTGGTCGGCCTCAATCGCCTGTGGGATTTGCGGCTGCGGCGCGATGACCTGTGTGAGCTGGCTGTGGAGCTGGGCGCCGATGTTCCGTTCTTCATCCGCGGCGGCACGGCGCTCGGCACCGGACGGGGGGACAAGCTAACACGGCTGCCGCCCGGCCCGCGTCTGCACATCGTGTTGGCGCGCTCGGGCGAAGGCGTGTCCACCGCCTGGGCGTACTCGCACTGTCAAGTGAGCGGAGAGGACGGCGCGTCCCGGCAGATGCTCCGCGCGCTGAGCGCAGGCGACGGTGGCGGTATCGCCGCCGCGCTGCGCAATGACCTCGAGGATGCGGTGCTGCCGCATCGCCGCGACATCGCCCGCCTCAAGCAGCACTTGCTGGAGCGAGGAGCTTTAGGTGCCAGGATGTCAGGCAGTGGCTCCGCCGTGTTCGGCATCTTCGACAGTCGCAAAGCCGCGCAGGACACAGCCGCGGCGATGTCCAATCCTAAGGTGTGGGCGCGAGCGGTGTCGAGCATCCGCGGCGGCGTGGCGTTCAGCCGCGACGCGCTGCCGCGTGCGAGCCGGTAG